A section of the Telopea speciosissima isolate NSW1024214 ecotype Mountain lineage chromosome 3, Tspe_v1, whole genome shotgun sequence genome encodes:
- the LOC122653461 gene encoding protein IQ-domain 26-like codes for MGRAMRWFRSLLGMKKKKEQRENSNGGEQKDKIRCSFVKSGNDSGGATQILASLPANISAVDAAWLRSHYTETESEQNKHAIAVAAATAAAADAAVAAAQAAVAVVRLTSHGRGTMFGGGREKWAAVKIQTVFRGYLAKKALRALKGLVKLQAHVRGYLVRKQAAATLHSMQALIRAQATVRSQRARNSSERFEETRSDHTASIHSRRLSASLESAINNLDESPKIVEIDTCRPRSRSRRTNASMWDSGEDPPYETISSPLPCQIPCRVSIPESRNYQDFDWSLTGDECRFCTAQSTPRFVNSGGSNAPVTPAKSVCAENFFRGYSNFPNYMANTQSFKAKVRSYSAPKQRPEPSPRKKLSLNEMVESRASLSGVRMQKSCSQVQEAFFKNAIMGRLDKSAEFVRNSEREYLQRRWSSRGEMAMAEKMT; via the exons ATGGGAAGAGCAATGAGATGGTTCAGGAGCTTGCTGgggatgaagaaaaagaaggaacagAGGGAGAACTCTAACGGTGGTGAACAGAAAGATAAGATAAGGTGTAGTTTTGTTAAGTCGGGGAACGATTCTGGTGGGGCTACTCAGATCCTAGCAAGTTTACCGGCAAACATTTCTGCAGTTGATGCTGCTTGGTTGAGGTCTCATTACACTGAAACGGAGAGTGAACAGAACAAGCACGCAATTGCAGTGGCTGCGGCCACGGCTGCCGCAGCTGACGCTGCTGTTGCCGCTGCACAAGCGGCGGTTGCAGTTGTGAGACTAACTAGCCATGGGAGAGGGACGATGTTTGGTGGAGGGCGGGAGAAGTGGGCTGCAGTGAAGATTCAGACTGTCTTCAGGGGTTATCTG GCTAAAAAGGCCCTTCGAGCTTTAAAAGGGCTGGTGAAGTTACAAGCCCACGTTAGAGGTTACCTTGTGCGTAAGCAAGCAGCTGCAACTCTGCATAGTATGCAAGCTCTTATAAGAGCCCAAGCGACTGTTCGCTCGCAGAGAGCTCGAAACTCCTCT gaAAGGTTTGAGGAAACAAGAAGCGACCACACGGCTTCAATTCACAGTAGGAGGCTATCGGCATCATTGGAAAGTGCAATCAACAATTTGGATGAGAGCCCAAAAATTGTGGAGATCGATACTTGTAGGCCAAGATCAAGATCCCGAAGAACCAATGCATCAATGTGGGATTCCGGTGAAGACCCACCTTATGAAACGATATCGTCACCTCTGCCGTGCCAAATTCCTTGTCGTGTCTCCATACCCGAGAGCCGGAACTACCAAGATTTCGATTGGAGCTTGACGGGTGATGAGTGTAGGTTTTGCACGGCACAGAGCACCCCGCGTTTTGTGAATTCGGGAGGTTCGAATGCACCCGTAACGCCGGCAAAGAGCGTGTGCGCAGAGAACTTCTTCAGGGGTTACTCTAACTTCCCCAATTACATGGCGAACACACAGTCCTTCAAGGCCAAAGTGAGGTCCTACAGCGCCCCGAAGCAGAGGCCTGAGCCGAGTCCAAGGAAGAAGCTATCGCTGAATGAAATGGTTGAGTCGAGGGCCAGTTTGAGTGGAGTTCGGATGCAGAAGTCATGTTCTCAGGTTCAAGAAGCATTTTTTAAGAACGCGATAATGGGTAGGCTGGACAAGTCGGCAGAGTTTGTAAGGAATTCAGAGAGGGAGTACCTGCAAAGAAGATGGAGTAGTAGAGGGGAGATGGCAATGGCAGAGAAGATGACTTAA